The region CTACGCCCCCGAGCAGACAGCCCGCAGCGACACCGGCGACGCGCCGGCGCGCAGTGATACCACTGAATTTCATGATCAATTTCTTCCTTCGAATTGCGATTCGTCGCTGTTTCCCCCGTCCCCGAAAACCAAGGTAGCCGAACGCAAAAGTGCCTAAACCGGGTCGGCGTAGCGACTGACGGAGGGGCGAAAAGCGTTACAGCTCAACGGCGTGAAATACGCCTCAAAATCGCCTGAATTCGGTAAGCGAGCCACCAGATCGAAGCGGAGATCTTGAAAACTCTCAAGATTTGCCCGCAGCTCTTAATTGATCGTGATTCGTATAGTGACCGAATTGTTATTCGCCGGGCGGTAGCGTGCCTCGGTGTGACGCGGTACCGAGTCATTCAGTGGGGCACGGGCGCGGTCGGCGCCGAAATGATCACCGCGATTCTCGACCACCGAACCGACCTCGATCTGGTCGGCGCGAAGGTCTACACCGACGCCAAGGACGGCGCGGATGTCGGCGCGATCCTCGGACGCGAACCGGTGGGTGTGGTAGCGACAGCCGACGCGGCGGCGGCGTTGGCCATCGAGGCCGACTGCGTGCTGTACACCCCGCGCACCGCCGACCTCGACGAGGTGTGTGCGATTTTGGCCGCGGGCAAGAACGTCGTCACGACGGCCTTTCTGTTTCATCCCCGCCGCCTGCCCGCCGCCGACCGGGACCGCGTGCTGGCCGCATGTGAACAGAGCGGCACCAGCGTGCACGGCAGCGGACTGAACCCCGGGAATCTGTCGGGTGCGCTGCCGTTGGCGCTGTCGGGGATGAGCAGGCGCATCGACGCGATCACGCTGCAGGAGCGGGCCGACTGGTCGGTGTACGAGAGCACCGGCATCACGTTCGACAACATGGCGTTCGGTCAACCGGTGGAGGCGATCAGCACGGCCACCAACGACTTCCTGGCGTTCAACAGCGGCATCTTCACCGAGCAGGTGTGGTTCCTCGCCGATGCGCTCAACGCGGGCATCGACGAGGTGACCGCGACCGTGGACGCCGTCGCGGCCCGCGAGGACCATCAGATCTTCGACAGACTGCTGCGGGCGGGGACAACGGCGGGGCAGCGGTGGAACTGGGTGGGCAGGCGCAACGGCGAACCGCTGATCGAGATCGAGACGCTGTGGACCGTCGGCGGCGAGGACCCCGACCATTGGCCGCGCCCGAAGGACGGGTGGACATTGACCATCGAGGGCGATCCGTCGATGCGGACACATTTCATCTCGCTTGCGAGTTTCACCCGGTCTGCTGGCATCGCCGAACACGTGCGGTCGGCCAACGTGGCGACGGCGATGCAGGTGCTCAACGCGGTGCCGGCGGTGTGCGAGGCCGCACCGGGCTTCGCGACGACGGCGACCCTGCCACTGGTGCGCAGTCACACCGGCTTCGGCCACGGTTAGCCTCACATGGTCGGCAGCTCGGCGACCACCGCGGCCAACCGTGGATCGGATACTTCGATCCTTCCGAACAGGGCCAGCAGCAACTCGTCGGGCTTAGCGTCGACCGGCTCGTCTCCGCCGGGCAAATGCCCTGTGATTGCGGCCAATTCGACCGTGTCGTCGTTTCCAAGACGCACCAGGAGCCGGGTCGAGGTCGGGCTCTCGAGCAGCCGGTTCATCGACTCAGCGGGGCCACGAATGGCGATGGATGCCTCCGCGGCCGGTATCTCCCATTCGTCTCCGCTTGCGGCGGCGATGTCGTAGCCGTGGACGAGCAGCTCGCACAAGATCCAGCGGGCCCCTCCGCCGGCCGAGATCGTCGATCCACCGTGGAACGGATACTGGCGGTCGAAGTCGACCTTGGGATAGACGCGGTCGATCACCGTGCGCAGGCTTGTCTCGAGTCGGTCGGCGACATCGTTGATCTCCCGGTCGGTGTACTCCGAGAGGCAGGTCGCATTCAGCTCGGCAACCTCCTGGTTCGTGGCGCCGCGTCGACGATCGCCAAGAAGCCTGCCGAGCACGGTCACCACATGCGCGGCAGTCTCCGCGGCCGTCCAGGCGAGCCCGGGTACCGGTCGCGCGGCGCGAGTCGGATCGAGCCCGCGGACCATCGAGACCAACCGCCGCCCGCTGTCGTCCAGCGCTGCGAGGATGTCGGGTTTGGCTGCCTCTTCCACCCGATGAGCGTACGGCGGGTGCCAATTCGTGCCTGCCGGACGTATCGTCGACAGTGAGCCCTGCACCTCGAGGGGGCAAAGATGATGTTGAAGAAAATTGCAGCCGCAGTTGCCGTCGCCGCTTCGCTGGGCGTCGGCGCCGTCGGACTCGGCGCTGGTGCCGCCCAGGCTGATCCGGGCTGGGGCCCGAACATTCCGTGGATTCCCGGGCCGGGAGACTGGGTGCCGGACGTCGACGTATGGCCGGGACCCGGGGACGTCGCGAAGTTCTGTCCGTGGCACTCGCCGCCCGGTCACTGGATCGGCGGACCGCACGGCATCCCCTGCACCTAGCGCCGCCAGGGACGGTCCTCGGCCATAGGTAGTCTCGTGGCCGTGCGCTTCGACCTGCTCTCGCCCGCGATCGAGGTCGGCCTCGTGACGACGAACCTGGACGCGATGGTCGCTTTCTACGAGGGCTTCCTCGGGCTGGAGTGCCAGGGCGACGTCGAGTTCCCCGGCGGGTCGCAACGCCGGTATTCGCTCGGCAAGAACGTGGTCAAGCTCGTGACCTACGACCCGCCGCCACCGCAACCGGCCACACCGGGCGGCGGCCGCGCCCGGGCCGGCGTCAGATACTTCACCATCGGGGTGGCGAACCTGCACGCGGTGGCCGAGGCGTTCGCCGCCTCCGACTACGAGATCGTCGAACCGGTGACGGAGTTCGCGCCGGTGCCGGGCATGGGCTGGATGTTCGTCGCCGACCCCGACGGCAACTGGATCGAACTGTTCGGCACGCTGTGACCTATCCGCCCCCGCCGCAGGCGCCGCCGACCTGCTACCGACATCCCGACCGCGTCACCTATGTCAGCTGCACGCGTTGCCACCGACCCATCTGCCCGGAGTGCATGCGTAACGCCGCCGTAGGCCACCAGTGCGCCGAGTGCGTCAACGCGGGCGCGCAATCGGTGCGTCAGCCGCAGACGGTGGCCGGTGCCCGGCAGGGCGCCCGCACGCCCGTCGTCACCTACACGCTGATCGCCGTCAACGTGCTGCTGTTCGTGTTGGAAGCGGTGACACCGGGCCTGC is a window of Mycobacterium sp. 3519A DNA encoding:
- a CDS encoding maleylpyruvate isomerase N-terminal domain-containing protein, translated to MEEAAKPDILAALDDSGRRLVSMVRGLDPTRAARPVPGLAWTAAETAAHVVTVLGRLLGDRRRGATNQEVAELNATCLSEYTDREINDVADRLETSLRTVIDRVYPKVDFDRQYPFHGGSTISAGGGARWILCELLVHGYDIAAASGDEWEIPAAEASIAIRGPAESMNRLLESPTSTRLLVRLGNDDTVELAAITGHLPGGDEPVDAKPDELLLALFGRIEVSDPRLAAVVAELPTM
- a CDS encoding dihydrodipicolinate reductase, whose protein sequence is MITAILDHRTDLDLVGAKVYTDAKDGADVGAILGREPVGVVATADAAAALAIEADCVLYTPRTADLDEVCAILAAGKNVVTTAFLFHPRRLPAADRDRVLAACEQSGTSVHGSGLNPGNLSGALPLALSGMSRRIDAITLQERADWSVYESTGITFDNMAFGQPVEAISTATNDFLAFNSGIFTEQVWFLADALNAGIDEVTATVDAVAAREDHQIFDRLLRAGTTAGQRWNWVGRRNGEPLIEIETLWTVGGEDPDHWPRPKDGWTLTIEGDPSMRTHFISLASFTRSAGIAEHVRSANVATAMQVLNAVPAVCEAAPGFATTATLPLVRSHTGFGHG
- a CDS encoding VOC family protein, producing the protein MAVRFDLLSPAIEVGLVTTNLDAMVAFYEGFLGLECQGDVEFPGGSQRRYSLGKNVVKLVTYDPPPPQPATPGGGRARAGVRYFTIGVANLHAVAEAFAASDYEIVEPVTEFAPVPGMGWMFVADPDGNWIELFGTL